From the Rhodococcus sp. NBC_00297 genome, one window contains:
- a CDS encoding acyl-CoA dehydrogenase family protein yields MQFELDEEQKLLRDTVRDVLARSYDNEKRKAAVESERGWTESVWKQFAELGLLGLSFAEDDGGMDAGPVETFAVMTEIGRRLAPEPLLDCVLIPGGLITEVGSTDQRQRILPGIAEGQTLLAFAHSEPGTRWPAAEVSTSATEDLREGRRPAGSGGSWALSGVKNPVLHGDCADHFVISAALPGGGVGLFLVAADAEGLTRKTYRTHDGLRGASLELSDVAGEPLGDGGDASAAIVASNVRAQAALAAEALGAMEESLRLTTEYLKQRKQFGVPLAKFQALTFRAADMYVQLELARSMALYATMSLADGSPDPTVASRAKLQIGRSARQIGQESIQLHGGIGVTDEYPVGHYFSRLTAIEHTLGGVDDHLRVITSSLKDHEMLGVS; encoded by the coding sequence ATGCAGTTCGAACTGGACGAAGAACAGAAGCTGCTGCGCGACACGGTGCGTGACGTGCTCGCCCGCAGTTACGACAACGAGAAGCGCAAGGCAGCGGTGGAGAGCGAGCGCGGCTGGACCGAATCGGTCTGGAAGCAGTTCGCCGAGCTGGGCCTGCTCGGCCTCAGTTTCGCCGAGGACGACGGCGGCATGGACGCCGGACCGGTCGAGACCTTCGCGGTCATGACCGAGATCGGTCGCCGCCTCGCACCCGAGCCGCTGCTGGACTGCGTGCTGATTCCGGGTGGTCTCATCACCGAGGTCGGATCGACCGATCAGCGTCAGCGCATCCTGCCGGGCATCGCGGAGGGGCAGACCCTTCTCGCATTCGCGCATTCCGAGCCGGGCACCCGCTGGCCGGCGGCCGAGGTGTCGACGTCGGCCACCGAGGACCTGCGTGAAGGCCGGAGGCCGGCCGGATCGGGTGGCTCGTGGGCACTCTCGGGTGTGAAGAACCCTGTGCTGCACGGTGACTGCGCCGATCACTTCGTGATCAGCGCGGCGCTGCCCGGCGGCGGCGTGGGCCTGTTCCTGGTCGCGGCCGATGCCGAGGGACTCACGCGCAAGACCTACCGCACCCACGACGGACTGCGCGGCGCGTCGCTCGAGCTGTCGGACGTCGCGGGCGAACCGCTCGGTGACGGCGGCGACGCCAGTGCCGCCATCGTGGCGTCCAACGTCCGTGCGCAGGCGGCTCTCGCTGCCGAGGCGCTCGGTGCGATGGAGGAGTCGCTGCGACTCACCACGGAGTACCTGAAGCAGCGCAAGCAGTTCGGTGTGCCGCTCGCCAAGTTCCAGGCACTGACGTTCCGCGCTGCGGACATGTACGTGCAGCTCGAACTGGCACGCAGCATGGCGCTCTACGCGACGATGTCGCTGGCCGACGGATCTCCGGATCCCACGGTCGCGTCGCGGGCGAAGCTGCAGATCGGACGCTCCGCCCGGCAGATCGGCCAGGAGTCGATCCAGCTGCACGGCGGAATCGGTGTGACGGACGAATACCCTGTGGGACATTACTTCTCGCGTCTCACGGCCATCGAGCACACGCTCGGCGGGGTCGACGATCACCTCCGGGTGATCACGTCGTCGCTGAAGGATCACGAGATGCTCGGCGTCTCCTAG
- a CDS encoding 2-hydroxyacid dehydrogenase produces MKVVVADRNLLPHRDAVEAGMPDGTVVSWHERFDEDALVADLADADVHVGGRVTEAMAQAGRGLRLVQVAGAGVDNVARAALPSTTLLANTFHHEDSIAEYVLASAVLLRRGFLTQDHALRQGVWSTSVYDDTLPQPSATAGARVGLVGFGHIGQRSWSLLRTLGCFGAAVTGRGAVDVAAHGLDWAGDATELPRLMAESDIVVVSAPLSAATTGMIGADELRALGPAGVLINVGRGPLVQERPLHDALASGELGAAAIDVWYSYPGPDGRGEPSALPFGSLPNVLMTPHSSGITRRTFEGRCRDIVANIRHLADGTPLINLVG; encoded by the coding sequence ATGAAGGTCGTCGTCGCGGACCGCAACCTCCTCCCGCATCGGGACGCCGTCGAGGCGGGGATGCCGGACGGCACCGTCGTGTCGTGGCACGAACGCTTCGACGAGGACGCGCTCGTCGCCGACCTCGCCGATGCGGACGTCCATGTCGGGGGCCGGGTCACCGAGGCCATGGCGCAGGCGGGCCGGGGCCTGCGACTCGTCCAGGTCGCGGGAGCCGGCGTCGACAACGTCGCCCGTGCGGCCCTTCCATCGACCACACTGCTGGCCAACACGTTCCACCACGAGGACTCCATCGCGGAGTACGTGCTCGCGTCTGCGGTGCTGTTGCGGCGTGGCTTCCTGACGCAGGATCACGCACTGCGACAGGGTGTCTGGTCGACCTCGGTGTACGACGACACGCTGCCCCAGCCGTCCGCGACGGCGGGCGCCCGCGTGGGCCTCGTCGGCTTCGGCCACATCGGGCAGCGCTCGTGGTCGCTGCTGCGCACCCTCGGCTGCTTCGGCGCCGCCGTGACCGGACGCGGAGCCGTCGACGTGGCCGCTCACGGCCTGGACTGGGCCGGCGATGCCACGGAACTTCCGCGGCTGATGGCGGAGTCGGACATCGTCGTCGTCTCGGCACCTCTCTCCGCGGCGACGACCGGCATGATCGGCGCGGACGAGCTCCGCGCGCTGGGGCCGGCGGGAGTCCTGATCAACGTCGGCCGCGGGCCGCTGGTGCAGGAGCGGCCGCTACACGACGCGCTGGCGAGCGGCGAGCTCGGCGCCGCGGCCATCGACGTCTGGTACAGCTACCCCGGCCCGGACGGGCGAGGCGAGCCGAGTGCACTCCCGTTCGGAAGCCTGCCGAACGTGCTGATGACGCCGCACTCGTCCGGCATCACGCGCCGAACGTTCGAGGGCCGCTGCCGCGACATCGTCGCCAACATCCGGCATCTCGCCGACGGGACCCCGCTGATCAACCTGGTCGGCTGA